One genomic segment of Pandoraea thiooxydans includes these proteins:
- a CDS encoding sulfite exporter TauE/SafE family protein: protein MDIFAMPSLTQGVVAALCGGFVSFSLGLVGGGGSILAVPLILYVVGLKDPHLVIGTSALAVATNAYINLIPHARAGRVRWRAAFSFAASGVIGAAIGSSIGKLVDGHSLLIYFALLMCFVAFLMLRPKAAHAPGQTLSPGAHPRLWGTGLGAGGLSGFFGIGGGFLIVPGLMFAGPMPIAEAIGTSLFAVGSFGLTTAINYALTSQVDWTIAIEFVAGGVIGGWLGARAAGHLANKRGALNRIFAGMIVLVALYMLYQSLHAR from the coding sequence ATGGATATTTTTGCAATGCCCTCGCTGACCCAAGGCGTGGTGGCCGCGTTGTGCGGCGGTTTCGTCAGTTTTTCGCTGGGCCTGGTCGGCGGCGGCGGCTCGATTCTCGCAGTGCCGCTCATTCTTTATGTGGTGGGGTTGAAAGACCCTCATCTGGTGATCGGCACGTCGGCACTGGCGGTGGCGACCAACGCCTATATCAATCTGATTCCGCATGCCCGTGCCGGCCGCGTGCGTTGGCGTGCAGCGTTTTCGTTCGCGGCCAGCGGCGTGATCGGCGCGGCCATCGGTTCGTCGATCGGCAAATTGGTCGACGGTCATAGCCTGCTGATCTATTTCGCCCTGTTGATGTGCTTCGTGGCCTTCCTGATGCTGCGGCCCAAGGCGGCGCATGCTCCCGGCCAGACCCTCAGCCCCGGCGCTCACCCGCGGCTGTGGGGCACCGGGCTCGGCGCGGGCGGCCTGTCGGGGTTCTTTGGCATCGGTGGCGGCTTTCTGATCGTCCCGGGCCTGATGTTCGCCGGACCGATGCCGATCGCCGAAGCGATCGGTACGTCGCTGTTCGCGGTGGGGTCGTTCGGACTGACTACGGCGATCAATTACGCGCTGACCAGCCAGGTCGACTGGACGATCGCGATCGAGTTCGTCGCCGGCGGCGTCATCGGCGGATGGCTCGGCGCTCGTGCGGCCGGGCATCTCGCCAACAAGCGCGGCGCGCTGAACCGCATTTTTGCCGGGATGATCGTCCTGGTCGCCCTTTACATGCTGTATCAATCACTGCACGCCAGATAA
- a CDS encoding DsbC family protein, with the protein MKSFVVSRTLLCAALLGALAPAWAETPPTVAAMQAALDQNLGDGLSVSKVSATPLPGIYEVYVDHKIIYADRAGKYMLVGQLIQTQGRKNLTEASLQAARKTDFASLPLADAIKTVKGNGSRKMAIFADPYCPFCKRLEQTLQHVDNVTIYTFLFPVLTPNSKPMSRDIWCSPNRDAAWTDWMLKQRKPQPQASCNAGALDSNLALGGRLDVSATPTIIFANGARMSGAQSLATLNSALDQAGR; encoded by the coding sequence ATGAAATCATTTGTCGTAAGCCGCACCTTGCTGTGCGCCGCGCTGCTCGGCGCGCTTGCCCCGGCCTGGGCCGAGACGCCGCCGACGGTGGCAGCCATGCAGGCCGCGCTGGACCAGAACCTGGGCGACGGCCTGAGCGTGTCGAAGGTCTCGGCGACGCCGCTGCCCGGCATTTACGAAGTTTATGTCGATCACAAAATCATCTACGCCGATCGTGCCGGGAAATACATGCTGGTGGGCCAGCTCATTCAGACCCAGGGACGCAAGAACCTGACCGAGGCCAGCCTGCAGGCCGCCCGGAAGACCGACTTCGCGAGCCTGCCGCTGGCCGACGCGATCAAGACCGTCAAGGGTAACGGCAGCCGCAAGATGGCGATCTTCGCCGATCCGTACTGCCCTTTTTGCAAGCGCCTCGAGCAGACCCTGCAACACGTCGACAATGTGACGATCTACACCTTCCTGTTCCCGGTGCTGACGCCCAACTCGAAGCCGATGTCGCGCGACATCTGGTGCTCGCCCAATCGCGACGCCGCCTGGACGGACTGGATGCTCAAGCAGCGCAAGCCGCAACCCCAGGCGTCGTGCAACGCCGGCGCGCTCGACAGCAATCTGGCGCTCGGTGGCCGGCTCGATGTCAGCGCCACGCCGACCATCATCTTCGCCAACGGCGCGCGCATGAGCGGCGCGCAGTCGCTCGCCACCCTGAACAGCGCGCTCGATCAGGCGGGGCGATAA
- a CDS encoding c-type cytochrome yields the protein MKRTHSLLSASLLGLLLAIGGLSGANAAGPAPVQFTPPPESAMPKGEFGKSVKLGEQIFLHTGTLAGQFVGNSLNCASCHLDAGRRPNSSPLWAAYISYPAYRSKNGHVNTFAERMQGCFRFSMNGKAPPLGDPVLVALESYAYWLSTGAPVGGPVAGRGYPKLSAPALTPSYARGSEVFAQHCALCHGPDGQGQSSGGKVVFPPLWGARSFNWGAGMHSIQNAANFIKANMPLGLGGSLTDQQAWDVATFMDSHERPQDPRFTGSVEATRLKYHDSKYSMYGRTVNGHVLGSE from the coding sequence ATGAAGCGTACTCACTCGTTGCTCAGCGCCTCCCTGCTTGGCCTGCTGCTCGCCATCGGTGGTCTGTCCGGCGCCAATGCCGCTGGCCCCGCGCCGGTCCAGTTCACGCCGCCGCCCGAGAGCGCGATGCCCAAAGGCGAATTCGGCAAGTCGGTCAAGCTGGGCGAGCAGATTTTTCTCCATACAGGCACCTTGGCCGGCCAGTTCGTCGGCAATTCGCTCAATTGCGCCAGTTGCCACCTCGATGCCGGCCGGCGGCCGAATTCAAGCCCGTTGTGGGCCGCGTATATCTCCTATCCGGCCTATCGCAGCAAAAACGGCCACGTGAATACTTTCGCCGAACGCATGCAAGGCTGCTTCCGCTTCAGCATGAACGGCAAGGCGCCGCCGCTGGGCGATCCGGTGCTGGTGGCCCTCGAGAGCTATGCGTATTGGCTGTCCACTGGCGCACCGGTCGGCGGGCCGGTGGCCGGACGTGGATATCCGAAACTGTCCGCGCCTGCGCTTACCCCGAGCTACGCGCGCGGCAGCGAGGTTTTTGCGCAGCACTGCGCGCTATGCCACGGCCCGGACGGGCAAGGACAGTCGAGTGGCGGCAAGGTGGTGTTCCCGCCGCTGTGGGGCGCGCGCTCGTTCAACTGGGGTGCTGGCATGCATTCGATCCAGAACGCGGCGAACTTCATCAAGGCCAATATGCCGCTGGGCCTGGGCGGTTCGCTGACCGATCAGCAAGCGTGGGACGTGGCGACTTTCATGGATAGTCATGAACGGCCGCAGGATCCGCGTTTCACTGGGTCGGTCGAGGCCACGCGCCTCAAGTATCACGACTCCAAGTATTCGATGTACGGCCGCACCGTCAACGGCCATGTCCTGGGCAGCGAATGA
- a CDS encoding MBL fold metallo-hydrolase, whose translation MIFRQFFDATSSTYTYLLASRPGGEALLIDPVKERLADYTTLIEQLELRLVHAIDTHTHADHVTALGDLRDATQCTTIMGERSRAECVSRRVGDGEILCVDGIELCALYTPGHTDESFSFVLGPVAPRAVFTGDALLIRGTGRTDFQGGDPARSWDSIANKLFRLPDDTTLYPGHDYKGWTASSIGEEKRFNPRLAGKTESEYIALMNNLNLPTPKMMDIAVPANLACGQPAAAARPQG comes from the coding sequence ATGATTTTTCGCCAGTTTTTCGACGCGACATCGAGCACATATACCTATCTGCTCGCCTCCAGGCCCGGCGGCGAAGCGCTGCTCATCGACCCGGTGAAGGAACGCCTGGCCGACTACACGACGCTGATCGAACAACTCGAGCTGCGGCTGGTGCATGCGATCGACACCCACACCCATGCCGATCACGTGACCGCGCTCGGCGATCTGCGCGACGCGACCCAATGCACCACGATCATGGGCGAGCGCTCCCGAGCGGAATGCGTGTCGCGGCGTGTGGGCGACGGGGAAATCCTGTGCGTGGACGGCATCGAACTGTGCGCGTTGTACACGCCCGGGCACACCGACGAGTCGTTCAGTTTCGTGCTAGGGCCGGTTGCGCCGCGCGCGGTCTTCACCGGTGATGCGCTGCTGATTCGCGGCACCGGACGCACGGATTTTCAGGGCGGCGACCCGGCCCGTTCGTGGGATTCGATCGCCAATAAGCTGTTTCGCCTGCCCGACGACACGACCCTCTACCCAGGTCACGATTACAAAGGCTGGACGGCCTCGAGCATCGGCGAGGAAAAACGCTTCAATCCGCGTCTGGCGGGCAAGACCGAGAGCGAATACATCGCACTGATGAATAACCTCAATTTGCCGACGCCCAAGATGATGGATATCGCCGTGCCCGCCAATCTGGCCTGCGGGCAGCCGGCGGCGGCCGCGCGCCCGCAGGGCTGA
- the hpaI gene encoding 4-hydroxy-2-oxoheptanedioate aldolase, with protein MEFPRNTFRQALLAGEQQIGLWLGLASAYTAELLAGAGFDWLLIDGEHAPNNVPSILAQLQAVAPYPVRPVVRAAWNDAVQIKQLLDIGAQNLLVPMVQDANQAAAAVAATRYPPQGIRGVASSIVRASRWNRVPDYIHRANDEMCVLVQVETRAALANIEAIAAVDGVDGIFIGPADLAADFGHLGNPGHPDVQRAIDDGLRRIRAAGKAAGILSSDEKQARHYMAQGSTFTAVGVDAAVLARSAQALAAQFKDGASAAAADRRDKAY; from the coding sequence ATGGAATTTCCGCGCAACACATTCAGGCAGGCGCTGTTGGCCGGCGAACAGCAGATCGGTCTATGGCTCGGCCTGGCCAGTGCCTACACGGCCGAGCTGCTGGCCGGCGCCGGCTTCGACTGGCTGCTGATCGACGGCGAGCATGCCCCCAACAACGTGCCGTCGATACTTGCCCAGTTGCAGGCGGTGGCACCATACCCGGTGCGCCCGGTGGTGCGCGCGGCGTGGAACGATGCGGTGCAGATCAAGCAGTTGCTCGACATCGGCGCCCAGAACCTGCTGGTGCCGATGGTGCAGGACGCCAACCAGGCCGCGGCGGCAGTGGCGGCCACCCGCTACCCGCCGCAGGGCATCCGCGGGGTCGCGAGCTCGATCGTTCGCGCTTCGCGCTGGAATCGGGTACCGGATTACATCCATCGGGCCAACGACGAAATGTGCGTGCTGGTGCAGGTCGAGACACGCGCGGCGCTGGCCAATATCGAGGCAATTGCCGCGGTGGATGGCGTCGACGGGATATTCATCGGGCCGGCCGATCTCGCGGCCGATTTCGGCCACCTCGGCAACCCGGGCCACCCCGACGTGCAGCGCGCGATCGACGACGGCCTGAGGCGCATTCGCGCGGCAGGCAAGGCGGCCGGCATACTGAGCAGCGACGAAAAACAGGCTCGCCACTATATGGCGCAGGGCAGCACCTTCACGGCGGTCGGCGTCGATGCGGCAGTGCTGGCACGCAGCGCGCAGGCGCTCGCGGCGCAATTCAAGGACGGCGCGAGCGCAGCGGCTGCCGACCGGCGCGATAAAGCGTATTAG
- a CDS encoding IS110 family transposase: MVGIDVASAHVDVACVGAVLPPELAHLSNDAEGHSALADALAKLQPGLVLMEATGGYEAALACALQAAGMRVAVINPRMARDFARAMQRLAKTDRIDAATLAEFASVLAQRPDCERFVRPLSEPEQQDLAALVTRRRQLVAMQLSERQRLRLARPVTRPSIDAMLEAIGRQLDDVDAEMVSHVEQHHAVMAKLLQSVAGIGRIAAATLIAELPELGRLNRRQICALVGVAPYANDSGSSRGRRRITGGRFEVRRALYMATLTATRFNPAIRAFYERLVAAGKLKKVALIACMRKLITHLNAITRDHLNAQNQPLTA; encoded by the coding sequence ATGGTGGGCATCGACGTTGCAAGCGCCCATGTCGATGTGGCTTGCGTGGGAGCGGTCTTGCCGCCCGAACTGGCGCATCTCAGCAACGATGCCGAGGGGCATTCGGCCCTGGCTGACGCCTTGGCGAAGCTGCAGCCCGGGCTGGTGCTGATGGAGGCCACCGGAGGCTACGAGGCGGCGTTGGCCTGCGCGCTGCAAGCGGCGGGAATGCGCGTGGCGGTGATCAACCCGCGTATGGCGCGGGACTTCGCCCGCGCGATGCAGCGCCTGGCCAAGACCGACCGCATCGACGCGGCCACCCTGGCCGAGTTCGCCAGCGTGCTGGCCCAGCGCCCTGACTGCGAGCGCTTCGTGCGCCCGCTGAGCGAGCCCGAGCAACAGGATCTGGCGGCCCTGGTCACCCGCAGGCGCCAGCTCGTGGCCATGCAACTGTCCGAGCGCCAGCGCCTGCGGCTGGCTCGCCCGGTCACGCGCCCGAGCATCGATGCCATGTTGGAGGCCATCGGGCGCCAGCTCGACGACGTCGACGCCGAGATGGTGAGCCATGTCGAACAGCATCATGCCGTGATGGCCAAGCTGTTGCAAAGCGTGGCCGGCATCGGCCGCATCGCCGCAGCGACCCTGATCGCCGAGCTGCCCGAGCTGGGCAGGCTCAACCGGCGCCAGATCTGCGCGCTGGTCGGCGTGGCGCCCTACGCCAACGACTCGGGCTCCAGCCGAGGCCGACGACGCATCACGGGAGGGCGCTTCGAGGTGCGCCGCGCCCTGTACATGGCCACGCTCACTGCAACGCGGTTCAACCCCGCCATCCGTGCCTTCTACGAGCGCCTGGTGGCCGCGGGCAAGCTCAAGAAGGTGGCCTTGATCGCCTGCATGCGCAAGCTGATCACCCACCTCAATGCCATCACCCGGGACCACTTGAACGCTCAAAATCAACCCCTCACTGCTTGA
- a CDS encoding c-type cytochrome, producing MPAATSATSAAAAAPVALGQTIATHGTNQGVSACVSCHGTAGQGNAAAGFPRLAGLSVAYLVGQLDAFASGQRQNPIMQPFAKALTPRERIAVAAYFSQLPAPVAVPPINDAAIEPTDAGAWLANRGRWLAGLPACAQCHGPGGIGVGAAFPPLSGQPTAYIAGQLHAFQAGTRPPGPLGLMHMVAGKLSEADITAVSTYYGGLGHPVTTQANVHGGGQ from the coding sequence ATGCCAGCCGCGACGTCCGCTACGTCCGCGGCGGCAGCAGCGCCGGTGGCACTGGGCCAGACCATTGCCACGCATGGCACCAATCAGGGCGTATCGGCTTGCGTCAGTTGCCACGGCACGGCGGGGCAAGGAAACGCGGCGGCGGGCTTTCCTCGTCTGGCGGGGCTCAGCGTCGCGTATCTGGTGGGCCAGCTCGACGCATTTGCCAGCGGGCAGCGCCAGAATCCGATCATGCAGCCCTTCGCCAAGGCGCTGACGCCGCGCGAGCGTATCGCGGTGGCGGCTTATTTCAGTCAATTGCCCGCACCGGTTGCCGTGCCGCCGATTAATGATGCGGCCATCGAGCCGACCGATGCCGGTGCCTGGCTGGCCAATCGAGGACGCTGGCTGGCCGGCCTGCCCGCCTGCGCGCAGTGCCACGGTCCGGGCGGCATCGGCGTGGGCGCGGCATTCCCGCCGCTGTCAGGCCAGCCAACGGCCTACATCGCAGGCCAGCTGCATGCGTTCCAGGCAGGTACCCGCCCGCCGGGGCCCCTGGGCTTGATGCATATGGTCGCGGGCAAGCTGTCCGAGGCCGATATCACCGCCGTGTCGACCTATTACGGCGGCTTGGGCCACCCGGTGACGACGCAAGCGAACGTACATGGAGGTGGACAATGA